A single region of the Acanthopagrus latus isolate v.2019 chromosome 11, fAcaLat1.1, whole genome shotgun sequence genome encodes:
- the LOC119028542 gene encoding mitochondrial coenzyme A transporter SLC25A42-like yields MAHRVNDHQSRLPVAQATVLALPPPSQAEDLRPRGTALDSLLCGAFAGAIAKTVIAPLDRTKIIFQVSSNRFSAKEAFRLIYCTYMKDGLLSLWRGNSATMVRVMPYAAIQFCSHEQYKKQLGSYYGYQGKALPPFPRLLAGSLAGTTAAMLTYPLDMVRARMAVTAKEMYSNIMHVFVRISQEEGVKTLYRGFTPTILGVIPYAGITFFTYETLKKLHTEKTRRSQPYPHERLAFGACAGLIGQSASYPLDVVRRRMQTAGVTGSSYVTILGTMRAIVLQEGVIRGLYKGLSMNWLKGPIAVGVSFTTFDVTQSLLLKLHQTNYFTH; encoded by the exons ATGGCCCACCGTGTGAACGATCATCAGAGCCGCCTGCCTGTGGCCCAGGCCACCGTGCTGGCCCTGCCGCCTCCCAGCCAAGCAGAG GACTTGAGGCCAAGAGGGACGGCGCTGGACTCCCTGCTGTGTGGGGCATTTGCTGGAGCCATAGCCAAAACAGTTATCGCGCCTCTCGATCGGACCAAGATCATTTTCCAAG TGTCCTCAAACAGATTCTCAGCTAAG GAGGCCTTCAGACTCATCTACTGCACGTACATGAAGGATGGGCTGCTCAGCCTGTGGAGGGGAAACTCTGCCACCATGGTGAGGGTCATGCCGTACGCTGCCATCCAGTTCTGCTCTCACGAACAGTACAAAAAACAGCTGGGAAGCTACTACGGATACCAGGGAAA agctcTGCCTCCTTTTCCACGCCTCCTGGCTGGTTCTCTGGCCGGCACCACTGCTGCTATGCTAACCTACCCTTTGGACATGGTGCGAGCCAGGATGGCGGTCACAGCGAAAGAAAT GTACAGCAACatcatgcatgtttttgtgCGGATCTCCCAAGAGGAAGGTGTGAAGACCCTTTACAGAGGCTTCACTCCCACGATCCTGGGCGTCATCCCATATGCAggaatcacatttttcacatatgaGACCCTCAAAAAGCTTCACACAG AAAAAACAAGGAGGTCCCAACCGTACCCCCACGAGCGCTTGGCTTTTGGTGCCTGCGCGGGCCTGATCGGACAATCCGCCTCATACCCTCTTGATGTGGTGCGTCGGCGAATGCAGACGGCCGGAGTTACCGGCTCGTCGTACGTCACAATTCTGGGGACCATGCGTGCAATCGTATTGCAGGAGGGAGTAATACGTGGACTGTACAAAGGGCTGAGCATGAACTGGCTCAAGGGGCCCATCGCTGTGGGAGTCAGCTTCACCACGTTTGACGTCACGCAAAGCCTTCTGCTCAAACTGCACCAGACAAACTACTTCACCCACTGA